The window TTGATACGGTCCATTCCATTTTTCCTCTAGGGGTTGTCCTGAAAAAgcctttatatatacataatccCCGGGCTTAAAGGGGTGGATTGGTTGATCCAACCCTCTAGCCCTGGTccctaaaataaatttatgtactttatttaattgtttctgaagttcagttatataagcatataaatattctgatccTAACTGCATTAGATCCTCTCTACTAAATAGAAATTGATATGGCCTTCCGTATAAGATTTCAAAGGGACCTTTACTCTAGGTTTAACTCTAATTCTAAGTAATGCTAAAGGGAGGGATTGAGGCCATGACAAATTGGCTTCTTGTCCGATTTTAgctatttgttgtttaattaaatggttcatttttttctacttgtccaCTTGCCTGCGGTCTATAAGGAGTATGTAGTTGCCAATCTATCTTTAGAATCTTTCTTATCTGTTGTACCATTTGCGCACAAAAATGTAAACCTCTATCAGAAGACATTGCTACTGGAATCTCAAAGAATGGCATTGTTTCATTTAACAAGACTTTAAccacttctcttgctttgtttgttcgACAGGAAAAGGCTTCGGGCCATCCTGAAAACGTGTCAGTCAGAACCAGTAAATAACGATACCCCCCTTTTCTAGggagttctgaaaaatcaatttgccactgttgtcCCGGATAATTTCCTTTACcaatttttccaaattttattttattcttagtatTGGGGTTGTTGTGTAAACAAATGCTACATTGTTGAGCTACTTGTTTTATCGTTGTATATAAATTTCGTCCCACTAATGTCTGACTCAGGCTCTTATGCAATGTGTCAGCTCCCCAGtgtgttttattgtgttctgtAAGAACTGTGGGCCATATCAAATTAGAGGGTATTACTACTcggttatcttttaaatatacccatccatctggtttcattttacctttcaaatcttcaattaattttaa of the Oxyura jamaicensis isolate SHBP4307 breed ruddy duck unplaced genomic scaffold, BPBGC_Ojam_1.0 oxyUn_random_OJ60104, whole genome shotgun sequence genome contains:
- the LOC118158885 gene encoding uncharacterized protein LOC118158885, yielding MVTVYSSRPDLKEEPLEDADESWYTDGSSFVKQGQHKAGYAITTTQQVIESKPLPPGTSAQKAEIIALTRALELAAGRKINIWTDSKYAFGVVHAHGAIWKEQILKLLEVVKQPEKVAIMHCRGHQKGNADFEIGNRLADQEAKQVAGLTEVKASSLIPDGKVQTIYINQKPNYTKGELKLIEDLKGKMKPDGWVYLKDNRVVIPSNLIWPTVLTEHNKTHWGADTLHKSLSQTLVGRNLYTTIKQVAQQCSICLHNNPNTKNKIKFGKIGKGNYPGQQWQIDFSELPRKGGYRYLLVLTDTFSGWPEAFSCRTNKAREVVKVLLNETMPFFEIPVAMSSDRGLHFCAQMVQQIRKILKIDWQLHTPYRPQASGQVEKNEPFN